The nucleotide sequence GGCTCGGTCCGGCCTGCGAATCGTTCGAGCAAGAGCGAGACGGCGCTCGCCGCCTGATCGGCGCCACGCTGGTCGATGGTGGTCAAGTCGATGGCGGCGATTCGCGACATCGACGTGTTGTCGAACCCGATCACCGAAAGATCCTCCGGCACCCGCAATCCATGATCCTTGGCCACTGACAGCACCCCGAAGGCAGATAGGTCATTGGATGCGAATATGGCGGTCGGGCGATGCTGGCTGGCCAGCAGCAATCGGGAGGCATCCATGCCCCCCTGCTCGTTGTGGTTGCCCGGCTGACTCACGATGTGTTTGCCGAGTCCGGCCCCTTGCATGGCCGATTCGTATCCGGCGCGGCGCGACAGAGCCCCGGATCCCTCGCCACCATGAATATGGGCGATTCTCCGATGTCCAAGATCGATGAGGTGTTCCACGGCCAGGATGGCACCGGCACGATCGTCGACGACGACGGAGTCGACCGCGTCGGATCCGGCTGAGCGAGATGCCAGGACCACCGGAACGGTCTCGGAAGCTTTTTCGATGTCGGAAGCCGGAATGTTGGAACCCGTGAGAATGAGGCCATCGACACGAAATTGCAGAAAGGTGTCCACGGCGACGGCTTCCCGCTCGGCGGACTGGAATCCGGATCCGATCAGAATTCGATAGTCGGCGGCGCTGGCGGCCTTCTCGATACTGTCCACCATGTCGGCGTAAAACGGGTTGTGAAGATCGGCAACCACCACTCCGATTACGAATGTTCGTCCCTGCACGAGGTGTTTGGCAGCGGCGTTTGGTCGATACCCCAGTTCGGCGGCGGCCTTTTTGACGGCGGCTCTTCGAGCATCGCTCACCTGTGGAGCGTCGCGCATCACGAGCGAAACGAGCGACTTGGAGACGCCGGCCAGCTTGGCAACATCGTGAATGGTGGGATGTCCGTTGCTCATTGTGAACTCGCAGAGGTGATTGGGCTGACGATCCGATCGACTTTATCCGGTTGGCCTTCGAAGTCGTGACGCTACCAGCCGTGTCCAGCCTCGCAACTCGTCGGAAAGCAACCCATGCCGCCATGGCCGATGACTTGCGAAGCCTCGAAAGATCGGTGGCCAATGTCCCGAACTTCGGTTATGATCGAACACATGTTCGATTATGCCTGTCGAACGTGCAGCGTTTTTTGTCACACCCGAATGAGATGCTGGCATCAGAAAGGAGCACCGAACATGTGGCGACCAAATGTGGTGTTATCAAACGAAGTTCGCTCCCGGGTTTTGGACCTGGCTCGCGAGCAACATGAAACCGTAGGTCAGGTACTTGCCGGCCTGATTCTGGACGGCCTCGGCATGCGGGCAACCGAGGTGGAACGGCAGCAACTCACCTTCGATTTAGGGGAACCGGATTGGCTAGAGCAACTGCGCCTTCGTCACGTCGGCTAGCGACAAGTGGACTAAGTCGGACTAGCATGGTTCTGACCATGGTAAACATCCACGAGGCCAAGACCCACTTCTCGAAACTTGTCGCCCGGGCCGCCGCCGGCGAAGAGATCATCATCACGAAAGCCGGCGAGCCGATGTGCAAGCTTGTACCGATCTCGAAACGAACTCAACCGCGGGTGCCTGGGATTTGGAAGGGGAAGATCGAGATCTACGACGGTTTCGATGACCCGCTCCCCGAGTTCGAGGCGTACTACGAAGATGGCAATGGCGCTACGTGAGGATTCTCGTGGACACGCATGTGCTTCTCTGGTGGTTCGGCTCATCAGAACGCCTGCCGGCACAACACGTGGCGCTCATCGAAGATGCCGGTAATGACCTCTGGGTCAGCGCCGCCAGCGCCTGGGAGTTCTCGATCAAACAGAATCTCGGGAAACTTGGAGCACCTGACGACTTTCGGGCAGCGGTAGTTGCATCGGGGTTCGATGAGTTGGCGATCAGTCATGAACACGCACTCGTGGCCGGGCAGCTTCCCCTACTTCACCGAGATCCGTTTGATCGGATGTTGGTCGCCCAAGCCCAGATCGAGCAGATGGCGATCATGACGGTGGACCCGGTTTTTGACGACTATGACGTGGCAACTGTCTGATGGTCCCGAGCTCCCACCACAGGTAGCCTGTCGCTTCATGGCCGCCGCGAACCAGCAACCGACGATGGACGACCTCGAAAAGCTGCGCGATCAGCTGCGCCGCCACGCCCACCGGTATTACGTTCTCGATGCGCCGGAAGTTTCCGACGCCGACTACGACGCCATGTACCGCCAGCTCGAAGCGCTCGAAGCCGACCATCCAGAGTTCATCACGCCCGACTCGCCGACCCAGCGAGTCGGCTACGACGTCTCAGCACTGTTTACGCCGGTTCCTCACCTTGAACCCCTCTTTTCGCTTGACAACGCTGAGACGGCAGAAGATCTTGATGCATGGGAAGCGCGCCTCGAACGAGTCCTCGGCGGGCCACCGCAAGGGTAT is from Acidimicrobiia bacterium and encodes:
- a CDS encoding LacI family DNA-binding transcriptional regulator — translated: MSNGHPTIHDVAKLAGVSKSLVSLVMRDAPQVSDARRAAVKKAAAELGYRPNAAAKHLVQGRTFVIGVVVADLHNPFYADMVDSIEKAASAADYRILIGSGFQSAEREAVAVDTFLQFRVDGLILTGSNIPASDIEKASETVPVVLASRSAGSDAVDSVVVDDRAGAILAVEHLIDLGHRRIAHIHGGEGSGALSRRAGYESAMQGAGLGKHIVSQPGNHNEQGGMDASRLLLASQHRPTAIFASNDLSAFGVLSVAKDHGLRVPEDLSVIGFDNTSMSRIAAIDLTTIDQRGADQAASAVSLLLERFAGRTEP
- a CDS encoding type II toxin-antitoxin system VapC family toxin, with product MRILVDTHVLLWWFGSSERLPAQHVALIEDAGNDLWVSAASAWEFSIKQNLGKLGAPDDFRAAVVASGFDELAISHEHALVAGQLPLLHRDPFDRMLVAQAQIEQMAIMTVDPVFDDYDVATV
- a CDS encoding type II toxin-antitoxin system Phd/YefM family antitoxin, producing the protein MVLTMVNIHEAKTHFSKLVARAAAGEEIIITKAGEPMCKLVPISKRTQPRVPGIWKGKIEIYDGFDDPLPEFEAYYEDGNGAT